One window of the Labilibaculum sp. genome contains the following:
- a CDS encoding polyprenyl synthetase family protein, with protein MILKNNQLNISLGNDLPQHPEKLKQIRDLIRDYAAECELIPPLQEEEVIFHSGELISKHPELFLYQKLLAVMINNYAWSHIVAGIPFNRRILLLPKCISHSTQCPAKYDELGLLCEQCGRCDLAEIISQADELAYHTIVTEGTTSASLLLSSGQVECVIGVGCLHSFERSFPLAVKEAVPSLAIPLYNNNCKDSKVDKIWLDEVLSMRSETNWKGWIDLDSIKSVVKDWFSTTQLKSLFGQDDDTVDIAVRWMETDGKRWRPIIMLAVYNALSGDTCEYDETIQKLAVSIECFHKASLIHDDIADEDDERYGKPALHKEYNIPVALNVGDLLLGFGYQLIAESEAKHIRKLLKIAAYGHRDLSLGQGEELLWRNHEKLLSQEEILRIFSNKTSPAFEVALQFGAILADADEAVLNIISEYSKALGIAYQINDDLDDFRQKRIVSGFNTVQPSLVSTLLNQKHPEKMQEWFERTQNGDESINTEFLQWSETKQAMKEAEEMLNIYKRNALKALRSLNNPTLKILLTRLVNRIVPENS; from the coding sequence ATGATTTTAAAAAACAACCAGCTAAATATAAGCTTAGGAAACGATTTGCCTCAGCATCCTGAAAAGTTGAAGCAGATTCGTGATTTGATCAGAGATTACGCTGCTGAATGCGAATTGATACCGCCTTTGCAGGAAGAGGAAGTCATTTTTCATTCCGGTGAATTGATCAGCAAGCATCCCGAGTTGTTTTTGTATCAAAAACTTTTGGCTGTAATGATTAACAATTATGCATGGAGTCATATTGTTGCCGGAATTCCTTTTAACCGCAGAATTCTTTTATTGCCTAAGTGCATTAGTCACTCTACTCAATGTCCGGCAAAGTACGATGAGCTAGGCTTACTTTGTGAGCAATGCGGTCGCTGCGATTTGGCTGAAATCATTTCTCAGGCTGATGAATTGGCCTATCACACCATTGTTACTGAAGGAACTACTTCTGCTAGTTTACTTTTATCTTCAGGTCAGGTAGAATGTGTGATTGGTGTAGGTTGCCTGCATTCTTTCGAGCGTTCGTTTCCGTTGGCAGTAAAAGAGGCTGTTCCATCTCTTGCAATTCCTTTGTACAATAATAATTGTAAGGATTCTAAAGTGGATAAAATCTGGTTGGATGAAGTGCTTTCCATGCGCAGTGAAACAAATTGGAAAGGATGGATTGATCTGGATTCCATAAAATCAGTAGTAAAAGATTGGTTTTCAACAACTCAATTAAAGTCTCTTTTTGGACAGGATGATGATACTGTGGATATTGCAGTTCGTTGGATGGAGACAGATGGAAAACGCTGGCGACCGATTATCATGCTTGCGGTTTATAATGCTTTAAGCGGAGATACCTGTGAATATGACGAAACGATTCAAAAATTGGCCGTTTCCATAGAATGTTTTCACAAGGCTTCCTTGATTCATGATGATATTGCTGATGAAGATGATGAGAGATACGGAAAACCAGCTCTTCATAAGGAATATAATATTCCTGTGGCCTTGAATGTGGGAGATTTATTGTTAGGTTTTGGTTATCAGTTAATCGCTGAATCGGAGGCAAAACACATTCGAAAATTATTAAAAATTGCTGCTTACGGACATCGGGATTTGTCGCTGGGACAAGGAGAGGAGCTATTGTGGAGAAACCATGAGAAACTGCTTTCACAGGAAGAGATTCTGCGTATTTTTAGCAACAAAACTTCTCCCGCATTTGAAGTGGCACTGCAATTCGGCGCAATTTTAGCAGATGCTGATGAAGCTGTTTTAAATATTATATCGGAGTATAGCAAGGCTTTGGGTATCGCATATCAAATTAATGATGATTTGGATGATTTCAGGCAAAAAAGGATCGTCAGTGGATTTAATACCGTTCAGCCATCATTGGTTTCAACTCTTTTAAACCAAAAGCATCCGGAAAAAATGCAGGAATGGTTCGAACGAACCCAAAATGGAGATGAAAGCATCAATACAGAGTTTTTACAATGGTCTGAGACCAAACAGGCAATGAAGGAGGCTGAAGAAATGCTGAATATTTACAAGCGAAATGCTCTGAAAGCCTTACGATCATTAAATAATCCAACATTGAAAATATTATTGACCCGTCTGGTGAATCGGATTGTTCCGGAGAATTCATAA
- a CDS encoding radical SAM protein: MLFALGTRILKQVDARLLWKLGCNLGWKGMKAVSKHKKRLKKGELYPAFMMISITDNCNLNCQGCWVTINNQSKGMDMETLNNIIVSSKKKGSYFFGLLGGEPLMYPHLMEVIERHPDCYFQMFTNGTLLTDEVAQKLRKLGNVSPLISVEGLQDVSDIRRGANNVYGRTMTGIEASTRNKLFTGVATSVCKSNFKDLVNEEFVNSCIKKGIHYLWFYIYRPVGERPTTDLALSEEEILELRQFMVDIRVKAPLMIIDTYWDEKGQAICPGALGLSHHINPYGDIEFCPPIQFAGETVGDGSDIANIIENSKFIGGMRKGINDCTQGCILLDNPQELHNILKNVNAYDSSKRNASFKELNKMKPCAGHHIPGKEIPEKSWVYRFAKKHSFFGFGAYG; the protein is encoded by the coding sequence ATGCTATTTGCTCTAGGAACAAGAATACTAAAACAGGTGGATGCCCGATTGCTTTGGAAACTTGGCTGTAATTTGGGATGGAAGGGAATGAAAGCAGTTTCGAAACACAAGAAAAGACTGAAGAAAGGTGAGCTGTATCCTGCTTTCATGATGATTTCGATTACTGATAATTGCAATCTAAATTGTCAGGGTTGTTGGGTAACAATTAACAATCAATCCAAAGGAATGGATATGGAAACTCTCAACAATATCATTGTTTCCAGTAAAAAGAAAGGCTCTTACTTTTTTGGATTACTGGGAGGAGAACCTTTAATGTATCCTCATTTAATGGAGGTGATTGAACGGCATCCCGATTGTTATTTTCAGATGTTTACCAATGGTACTTTACTGACTGATGAAGTGGCGCAAAAGCTTCGGAAACTGGGGAATGTATCACCCTTAATTAGTGTGGAAGGTCTGCAGGATGTGAGTGATATAAGAAGAGGAGCCAATAATGTATATGGCAGAACCATGACAGGAATTGAGGCTTCTACCAGAAATAAATTATTCACCGGAGTAGCTACAAGCGTATGCAAGTCTAATTTTAAGGATTTGGTGAACGAGGAATTTGTGAATTCCTGCATCAAAAAAGGAATTCACTACCTGTGGTTTTACATTTATCGTCCGGTTGGTGAACGTCCAACTACAGATTTGGCTTTGTCTGAGGAAGAGATTTTGGAATTACGTCAATTTATGGTTGATATCCGGGTGAAAGCTCCTTTGATGATTATCGATACGTATTGGGATGAGAAAGGGCAAGCCATATGTCCCGGAGCTTTGGGATTGTCGCATCATATTAACCCTTACGGAGATATCGAATTTTGTCCGCCAATTCAATTTGCAGGCGAAACGGTTGGCGATGGATCCGATATTGCCAATATCATCGAGAATTCGAAATTTATAGGAGGCATGCGAAAAGGCATCAACGACTGTACTCAAGGATGTATTTTATTGGATAATCCGCAGGAATTGCACAACATTCTAAAAAATGTAAATGCCTATGATTCATCGAAAAGGAATGCCTCATTTAAAGAATTAAATAAGATGAAGCCTTGTGCAGGTCATCACATACCAGGAAAAGAAATTCCAGAGAAAAGTTGGGTTTATCGATTTGCAAAAAAGCATTCTTTCTTTGGCTTTGGAGCATACGGATAG
- a CDS encoding ABC transporter permease — translation MTILKYIIKSLWYFRKQHFAVFLGTIVSTAVLTGALIIGDSVKYSLHDLVNLRLGQVEYAMPAGDRYVRAELAKEIQADLNGNAAALLQVKGIAIQPEKQTRTNNIQAYGLDQEFWKFSSAEQIDLKDGEAAVSSNLADKMSLKIGDEFLLRVEKGSLIPANAPFVSDEDQTIALRVKVKAIAGDQELGRFSLKNNQVAPYNVFLSRDYLAKEMELEGRANLLLASSAGESVLSLPEVEGSLKKNWNVKDAGLEIRLVKGKDQLELVSDRVFIDTPISDELEKIEINKQSLLTYFVNRISSKDKETPYSFVSAINGDSRLSNLSDGEISINQWLADDIQAKAGDTISLDYFVIGALRALKEQKQTFVVKEVLPLDSDLLDQSMMPSFPGLSDAGSCNDWEAGVPVDFSKIRPKDEDYWKKYKGTPKAFISPAKAVGLWSNKYGKYTAIRFNEKELDQKELEKLILSVISPKSLNLSFVSVRNAGVSAADNMVDFGELFLSLSFFIIFAGILLTILIYSLNLDSRSQENGILLGLGFPKSQILRIRIYESLVTLVIGGFVGVLGGILYNHLLLKALNSVWTDVVRTNMLNVHLRGTTLFTGFAIGLVVAMLCIWLVTRKKLKKTASNLIQNTTDENISAKGSRISKLIALISILGAAAMITYAFASSLEQNAELLLSAGGLFMIGACAFVHMYLQKLSSTRSSKTPSLLQLAMKNSARNSKRSLASVALLALGTFSVLITGANRKTFFGTENANQSGTGGYEYWMETTMPVLFDLNTDQGQEKLGFWEGDLDSTTQFVQFRALEGDDASCLNLNQVQKPGILGFDPILFDRKDAFSFAKLAGNVNSEHPWQVLNEDMGTDVIPAFADQTVIVWGLKKAVGDTLIYQNEFGKDIKLVLLGGLNNSIFQGNILISDHQFQKHFPSISGSKVLLVELQGNTDDQLMQKFENNLQDLGVSGMKTSDRLAAFYSVENTYLSMFMFLGGLGVIIGTIGLGIVLMRNIMERKKELALLSAIGYQQNSLFKLLFYENLFLLLVGLCCGLGAALIGVLPSLLSPSFHMPVGYILALLFGILISGLIWIWIPARQIKKYNIVESLKNE, via the coding sequence ATGACAATCTTAAAATACATCATCAAAAGCCTCTGGTACTTCAGAAAGCAGCATTTTGCCGTCTTTTTGGGGACAATTGTGAGTACAGCAGTACTTACAGGAGCATTAATTATTGGTGATTCGGTAAAATACAGCTTGCACGATCTGGTCAACCTTCGTTTGGGCCAGGTGGAATATGCCATGCCTGCAGGCGATCGGTATGTTCGTGCCGAATTGGCAAAAGAGATTCAGGCAGATTTAAATGGGAATGCAGCTGCTCTTTTGCAGGTGAAAGGAATTGCAATTCAACCAGAAAAACAGACTCGTACGAACAATATTCAGGCTTATGGGCTTGATCAGGAATTTTGGAAATTCTCTTCTGCTGAGCAAATTGACTTGAAAGATGGCGAAGCTGCTGTAAGTTCGAATCTGGCAGATAAAATGAGCCTGAAAATTGGTGATGAATTTCTGTTACGAGTTGAAAAGGGGAGTTTGATTCCCGCCAATGCTCCTTTTGTTTCCGATGAGGATCAGACAATCGCTTTGCGGGTAAAGGTAAAAGCCATTGCCGGAGATCAGGAACTGGGTCGCTTTAGCCTAAAAAACAATCAGGTTGCACCATACAATGTTTTTCTTTCCAGAGATTATCTGGCCAAAGAAATGGAACTGGAAGGACGGGCAAATCTTTTACTGGCAAGTTCTGCAGGCGAATCTGTGCTTTCCTTACCTGAGGTAGAAGGCAGTTTAAAAAAGAACTGGAATGTGAAAGATGCCGGTCTTGAAATTCGTTTGGTTAAAGGAAAAGATCAGTTGGAATTGGTTTCGGATCGGGTATTTATCGATACTCCAATTTCAGATGAGCTGGAGAAAATCGAAATCAATAAGCAATCTCTTCTCACTTATTTTGTGAACCGAATCAGCAGTAAGGATAAAGAAACGCCTTATTCGTTTGTATCTGCCATTAATGGTGATTCACGTTTGTCAAATCTGTCTGATGGGGAAATTAGTATCAATCAGTGGTTGGCTGATGATATCCAGGCTAAGGCAGGCGATACAATTTCTCTGGATTATTTTGTAATTGGCGCTTTGCGGGCTCTTAAAGAGCAGAAGCAGACATTTGTAGTGAAGGAAGTATTGCCTTTGGATAGTGATTTGCTGGATCAATCAATGATGCCGTCCTTTCCGGGATTATCAGATGCAGGAAGTTGTAACGACTGGGAAGCCGGTGTTCCTGTTGATTTTTCAAAAATCCGTCCGAAAGACGAAGACTACTGGAAGAAATACAAAGGAACTCCTAAAGCATTTATTTCCCCGGCAAAAGCAGTCGGATTGTGGAGCAATAAATATGGAAAATATACTGCGATCCGATTTAATGAAAAGGAATTGGATCAGAAAGAATTAGAGAAACTCATACTTTCGGTGATAAGCCCTAAATCACTTAATTTGAGTTTTGTATCTGTTCGTAATGCAGGTGTTTCGGCAGCAGATAACATGGTCGATTTTGGAGAGTTGTTCTTAAGTCTTAGCTTTTTCATCATATTCGCAGGAATCCTTTTAACCATCCTAATTTATTCTCTAAATCTCGACAGCAGAAGTCAGGAAAATGGAATTCTTCTGGGTTTGGGCTTCCCTAAATCTCAAATACTGCGAATCAGAATTTATGAGTCATTAGTAACCTTAGTTATTGGAGGATTTGTCGGTGTTTTAGGAGGCATTTTATACAACCATCTGCTTTTAAAAGCTTTGAATTCGGTGTGGACTGATGTAGTTCGTACCAATATGTTGAATGTTCATCTGCGCGGAACGACATTGTTTACCGGTTTTGCAATAGGTCTTGTGGTTGCAATGCTGTGCATTTGGTTGGTGACCCGTAAAAAGCTAAAGAAAACAGCAAGCAATTTAATTCAGAATACAACCGATGAAAATATCTCTGCTAAAGGCAGTCGTATTTCAAAATTGATCGCATTGATCTCTATTCTTGGTGCTGCAGCTATGATTACGTATGCATTTGCATCCTCATTAGAGCAAAATGCGGAGCTATTGCTGTCTGCAGGAGGCTTGTTCATGATCGGAGCCTGTGCTTTTGTACATATGTACCTGCAAAAATTGAGTTCAACCAGAAGTAGTAAAACACCATCTTTGCTGCAACTGGCTATGAAGAACAGTGCTCGCAATAGCAAAAGAAGTCTGGCAAGTGTCGCATTATTGGCACTGGGCACGTTCTCGGTTCTGATTACAGGAGCCAACCGAAAAACTTTTTTCGGTACCGAAAATGCGAATCAATCGGGTACAGGTGGTTATGAATATTGGATGGAGACCACAATGCCTGTCTTGTTTGATTTAAATACAGATCAAGGCCAGGAAAAACTTGGGTTTTGGGAAGGTGATCTCGATTCCACCACACAATTTGTACAGTTCAGAGCCTTGGAAGGTGATGATGCCAGTTGCCTGAATCTTAATCAGGTTCAGAAACCAGGAATATTAGGATTTGACCCCATATTATTCGATAGGAAGGATGCATTTTCATTTGCAAAACTTGCTGGTAATGTGAATTCTGAGCATCCGTGGCAGGTTTTAAATGAGGATATGGGAACAGATGTGATTCCTGCTTTCGCAGATCAGACAGTTATTGTTTGGGGATTGAAAAAAGCAGTTGGTGATACTTTGATCTATCAAAATGAATTTGGGAAAGACATCAAATTGGTACTTCTGGGAGGTTTGAACAATTCCATCTTTCAGGGCAATATTTTGATCTCTGATCATCAGTTTCAAAAACACTTTCCATCAATTAGTGGATCAAAAGTATTATTGGTTGAATTACAGGGTAATACGGATGATCAGTTGATGCAGAAGTTTGAAAATAACTTGCAGGATTTGGGGGTTTCAGGAATGAAAACATCCGATCGTTTGGCTGCCTTCTATTCGGTTGAAAACACCTACTTAAGCATGTTTATGTTTCTGGGAGGCTTGGGTGTAATCATCGGAACCATAGGCTTGGGAATCGTTCTGATGCGAAACATCATGGAACGGAAAAAGGAATTGGCTTTACTTTCTGCAATCGGTTATCAGCAAAACAGCCTTTTTAAACTGCTGTTTTACGAGAATTTATTTTTGCTGCTGGTGGGATTGTGCTGTGGATTAGGTGCTGCACTAATTGGTGTGCTTCCATCACTATTATCACCGTCATTTCATATGCCGGTTGGATATATTTTGGCATTGCTGTTCGGTATTTTAATCAGTGGATTGATATGGATTTGGATTCCTGCACGGCAAATCAAAAAATACAATATCGTTGAATCATTAAAGAATGAATAA
- a CDS encoding PQQ-binding-like beta-propeller repeat protein, whose protein sequence is MKNLSILIIAVLLFACNTKQKKVSEWRGENRSGIYNETNLLQEWPEEGPSVLWDIEGVGNGYGSPVISENTMYLNGEIDSLAYLIALDLQGKILWKTEFGKDWMKNFIGSRSTPTVVDDLVYVASGMGDIACIKAESGELKWKVNMLEKYEGKNTRFGYSQSLLVDDDLVFASPGGEENNIIALNRFTGEMVWANPGIGQVPSYCSPLLLEFPSRKVLVTFSYNALMGIESQTGKLLWTELQDTICDVNGNTPIFEDSYLYYVTGCGNGTVKMKLSEDGSQITEVWRNKDLDNIMGGAVKLNGKIIASGQRKKVWKSVDAETGETKDSLDFGRGSTIAADGMLYCYNEKGEVGLVKVTPESMELVSEFKVTKGTKEHFAQPVINKGVLYIRHGDALLAYDIKKKI, encoded by the coding sequence ATGAAAAATTTAAGCATTCTAATTATTGCCGTACTCTTGTTTGCTTGTAATACCAAGCAGAAAAAAGTGAGTGAATGGAGAGGTGAGAACCGTTCCGGTATTTATAATGAAACCAATTTATTGCAGGAATGGCCGGAAGAAGGACCTTCTGTACTTTGGGATATTGAAGGTGTTGGAAATGGCTATGGTTCGCCGGTTATCAGTGAAAATACGATGTATTTAAATGGTGAAATTGATAGCCTTGCATACCTGATTGCTCTTGATCTGCAAGGAAAAATTTTATGGAAAACTGAATTTGGTAAAGATTGGATGAAGAATTTTATTGGTAGTCGTTCAACGCCAACCGTGGTAGATGATTTGGTATATGTAGCCTCAGGAATGGGTGATATTGCTTGTATTAAAGCTGAATCAGGTGAATTGAAGTGGAAAGTGAATATGTTGGAAAAATATGAAGGTAAGAATACCCGTTTTGGATATTCACAATCTTTATTGGTTGATGATGATTTGGTTTTTGCATCACCAGGTGGAGAGGAAAATAACATTATTGCATTAAATCGATTTACCGGTGAAATGGTTTGGGCCAATCCTGGAATTGGACAAGTTCCTTCTTATTGCTCTCCTTTATTGTTGGAATTTCCATCCCGAAAAGTTTTGGTAACTTTTTCGTACAATGCCTTAATGGGTATCGAATCGCAAACAGGTAAATTATTGTGGACGGAACTGCAGGATACGATTTGTGATGTTAATGGAAACACTCCAATTTTTGAAGATTCTTATTTGTATTACGTTACCGGATGTGGCAATGGAACCGTGAAAATGAAGCTTTCTGAAGATGGAAGTCAAATCACGGAAGTATGGAGAAATAAAGATTTAGACAATATTATGGGAGGTGCTGTAAAATTAAATGGCAAAATCATTGCATCGGGTCAGCGCAAAAAAGTTTGGAAAAGTGTTGATGCCGAAACTGGTGAGACAAAAGACAGCTTGGATTTTGGACGTGGATCTACAATTGCCGCTGATGGCATGTTATATTGTTACAACGAAAAAGGTGAGGTTGGTTTGGTAAAAGTAACACCTGAAAGTATGGAGTTGGTAAGTGAATTTAAAGTAACCAAAGGAACCAAAGAGCATTTTGCTCAACCGGTAATCAACAAGGGTGTTTTATACATCCGTCATGGCGATGCTCTGTTGGCATATGATATTAAGAAGAAGATTTAA
- a CDS encoding prenyltransferase/squalene oxidase repeat-containing protein, whose product MFQNKQITKSCNQFILEALLKSTEVLSDDAQNQIKSFLGSQKSEAGGFMDRAGKADLYYSVFGYTLSLILDVKLDVLEERKYLKRIKQEENLDFVHSMCFVRCDFLLHLIDLQQRSRLSASKFLTISFAKDLILGKVLKSLRINCSALLWELEEYLASDSGYNHNKKGAAKSTIYANYLMWTLYQDLQTEQDVLDEITDANRSLRAENGSFANEENSIDGVTSSTAAGLIMSSTSELEEMLKTKDWLKQMLTKRGGFKAAEGVPIADLLSTSTALLALQLTGENMQDYAENSVNFINLHWDESGGFFGSIADMTCDVEYTYYALLGLGVLS is encoded by the coding sequence ATGTTCCAAAATAAGCAAATCACTAAAAGCTGCAATCAATTCATACTCGAAGCACTTCTAAAATCAACAGAAGTACTAAGCGATGACGCACAAAATCAGATAAAATCCTTTTTGGGTTCTCAGAAAAGCGAAGCGGGTGGATTTATGGATCGAGCCGGAAAGGCAGATCTGTATTATTCGGTGTTTGGTTATACTTTGTCCCTGATTTTAGATGTTAAACTGGATGTTTTGGAAGAACGAAAATATCTAAAAAGGATAAAACAAGAAGAAAACCTGGATTTTGTACATTCAATGTGTTTTGTTCGATGCGATTTCTTGCTGCATCTGATTGATTTGCAGCAAAGATCCAGATTGTCTGCTTCTAAATTCCTGACCATTAGTTTTGCTAAAGATCTAATTCTTGGAAAAGTATTGAAATCATTGAGAATTAATTGCTCTGCATTATTATGGGAATTGGAGGAATATTTAGCAAGCGACAGCGGATACAATCACAACAAAAAAGGTGCAGCCAAATCTACCATTTACGCAAATTATCTGATGTGGACCCTTTATCAGGACTTGCAAACCGAGCAGGACGTTTTGGATGAAATAACAGATGCAAATAGATCATTGAGAGCTGAAAACGGCTCATTTGCCAATGAAGAGAACAGCATTGATGGTGTGACTTCCTCCACTGCGGCCGGACTGATTATGAGTTCAACCAGTGAGTTGGAAGAAATGCTGAAAACAAAGGACTGGTTGAAACAAATGCTCACCAAACGCGGAGGTTTTAAGGCCGCAGAAGGTGTTCCTATTGCTGATTTGTTATCTACCTCAACCGCCTTGCTTGCTTTGCAGCTAACGGGAGAAAATATGCAGGATTATGCCGAAAATTCCGTAAATTTCATCAATCTGCACTGGGACGAGTCCGGCGGGTTTTTCGGCAGTATTGCTGATATGACCTGTGATGTGGAGTATACCTACTATGCGCTTTTGGGTTTAGGGGTACTTTCTTAA
- a CDS encoding prenyltransferase/squalene oxidase repeat-containing protein — translation MIPNYDNIQSLKQKLDDHIISLRNEKGFWDGRLSSSALSTAIAVFALWKYDPKKYNFHIQKGLNWLVNNSNLDGGWGDTIRSKSNLSTTLLTWACLSIVKNDPNYADCIHNAENWLTDRLKKLDPESISTAILNHYQKDQTFSVPILAMCALSGRLGEKGWDLVPQLPFQMAVLPDRLFKILNLSVVSYAIPALIAIGLVKSVNTKASKPIASLNKSVKAKVLKVLAEKQPDNGGFLEAAPLTGFVLMSLVGSGEKELEICSKASDFLSKSIREDGSWPIDTHLATWVSSLSVNALDDENLAGLPEMEKTVNYFLDQQLKATHPFTKAEPGGWAWTHLQGGVPDADDTSGVLVALHCVKGFQDIPKKVVEDGINWLLKMQNSDGGMPTFCKGWGKLPFDCSCPDITAHAMKALALWSKELDPELKLKVHSCFRKAWRYIKSTQQEDGSWLPLWFGNEDDAKHHNPVYGTSIVLYSLTCIESVCIFGLGEVKIKAVDFLLSTQNEDGGWGGNASLISTIEETSLAIRALSSTDNWPQICKGMNWLQQNLPNDLSEIKATPIGLYFASLWYFEDMYPLVFASSALKEILESSALQKEMVNTLVEKS, via the coding sequence ATGATTCCCAACTACGACAACATACAATCCCTCAAACAAAAACTGGATGACCACATCATTTCTCTTCGAAATGAGAAGGGATTTTGGGATGGCAGGTTGTCAAGTAGTGCCTTATCAACGGCAATTGCGGTATTTGCATTGTGGAAGTACGATCCGAAGAAATACAATTTCCATATTCAAAAAGGATTAAACTGGTTGGTGAACAATTCCAATTTAGACGGCGGATGGGGCGATACCATTCGAAGCAAAAGTAACTTGAGCACAACACTTTTAACCTGGGCTTGTCTTTCCATTGTGAAAAATGATCCTAATTATGCAGATTGCATTCACAATGCTGAAAATTGGCTGACTGATCGATTGAAAAAGCTGGATCCCGAATCAATAAGTACCGCTATTCTCAATCATTATCAGAAAGATCAGACCTTTTCGGTTCCTATTTTGGCCATGTGTGCGTTATCCGGCAGACTGGGAGAGAAAGGCTGGGATTTGGTTCCGCAACTGCCTTTTCAGATGGCGGTACTTCCGGATCGTTTGTTCAAAATCCTGAATCTTTCTGTTGTAAGTTATGCCATTCCGGCTTTGATAGCTATTGGATTGGTGAAATCAGTAAATACCAAAGCAAGCAAACCCATTGCTAGTTTAAATAAATCGGTGAAAGCAAAGGTGTTGAAGGTACTGGCAGAAAAGCAACCTGATAACGGAGGCTTTTTAGAGGCTGCACCGCTAACAGGATTCGTTCTCATGAGTTTGGTGGGATCGGGAGAGAAAGAGCTTGAGATTTGCTCTAAAGCGTCTGATTTCTTGAGTAAATCCATTCGGGAGGATGGAAGCTGGCCGATTGATACACATTTGGCCACTTGGGTAAGTTCCTTGTCGGTAAATGCATTGGATGATGAGAATTTAGCAGGTTTGCCCGAAATGGAGAAGACAGTGAACTATTTTCTTGATCAGCAACTGAAGGCAACACATCCTTTTACCAAAGCAGAACCGGGTGGTTGGGCATGGACCCACCTTCAAGGCGGAGTGCCGGATGCTGATGATACTTCAGGAGTGTTGGTTGCCTTGCATTGCGTGAAAGGGTTTCAGGACATTCCAAAGAAAGTGGTAGAAGACGGAATAAACTGGCTGCTGAAAATGCAGAATTCGGATGGAGGAATGCCTACATTCTGCAAAGGATGGGGGAAATTGCCTTTTGATTGCTCTTGTCCTGATATTACTGCTCATGCCATGAAAGCACTTGCTCTTTGGAGCAAGGAATTGGATCCTGAATTAAAATTAAAAGTTCATTCCTGTTTCAGAAAAGCCTGGCGGTATATAAAATCAACACAGCAAGAGGATGGTTCCTGGCTGCCACTATGGTTTGGGAACGAAGATGATGCAAAACATCACAATCCGGTGTATGGAACTTCCATTGTTTTGTATTCCTTAACCTGCATTGAATCAGTATGTATATTCGGATTAGGTGAAGTGAAAATTAAAGCAGTTGATTTTCTTCTTTCTACTCAGAATGAGGATGGTGGATGGGGCGGAAATGCTTCGCTGATTTCTACAATTGAAGAAACTTCACTGGCGATTAGAGCCTTGAGTAGCACAGATAATTGGCCGCAAATATGTAAGGGGATGAATTGGCTGCAGCAAAATTTACCCAATGATTTATCAGAAATTAAAGCCACACCTATCGGACTTTATTTTGCTTCCCTTTGGTATTTCGAGGATATGTACCCTCTGGTATTTGCCAGCTCTGCGCTAAAAGAGATTTTAGAATCATCTGCTCTCCAAAAAGAAATGGTAAATACATTGGTTGAGAAGTCCTGA